The following coding sequences are from one Agelaius phoeniceus isolate bAgePho1 chromosome 24, bAgePho1.hap1, whole genome shotgun sequence window:
- the ERRFI1 gene encoding ERBB receptor feedback inhibitor 1 has translation MSTAGVAAQEMRVPLKTGFLHTSQGMGSLKTCWGTHSGFENTFFSVDPIAVTYNLNPSTEQHLPSLGHSSNQASMNDHIAGSCIQVPSQKSSPPPVSPKNEQPISRYDDHLVPGFSKLSLTMGCVSEETPPHMPIKNGPIPFLSASSNDRSCRPLPPLPISEDFAPDEVDKEVEFLTSSDTDFLLEDYELPPFKSSAPSRRSFRGCGQINYAYFDAPAGPKPEDANPTQSLNVYISSIYPPPQQLHRRLRRSHSGPAGSLNKPIVRLTGHFNRSSPTSDEDKPEIPPRVPIPPRALKPDYRRWSAEVASSAYSDEDRPPKVPPREPLSRSNSRTPSPKSLPSYLNGVMPPTQSFAPDPKYVSSKALQRQNSEGSSNRVPCILPIIENGKKASSTHYYLLPERPPYLDKYEKFFREAEERSSNTEVQSWSGNCTATSAPIKLDSKPRMDIGGPLKRKHLSYVVSP, from the exons ATGTCAACTGCAGGAGTTGCTGCTCAGGAGATGAGAGTCCCCTTAAAAACCGGATTTCTTCACACCAGTCAAGGCATGGGCAGCCTGAAAACCTGCTGGGGTACCCACAGTGGATTTGAAAA taCTTTCTTCAGTGTGGACCCTATAGCAGTGACATACAATTTAAACCCATCAACCGAGCAACATTTGCCATCCCTCG GGCACTCTTCCAACCAGGCTTCCATGAATGACCACATTGCTGGAAGTTGCATCCAAGTCCCATCTCAGAAATCCAGCCCACCTCCTGTAAGTCCCAAAAATGAACAGCCAATTTCAAGGTACGACGACCACCTCGTTCCTGGCTTTAGTAAACTGTCATTGACCATGGGCTGTGTTTCTGAAGAAACACCTCCTCACATGCCAATAAAGAATGGACCAATTCCATTTCTGTCTGCATCTTCTAATGACCGCAGCTGCAGGCCACTACCCCCTCTGCCTATATCTGAAGACTTTGCTCCAGATGAGGTTGACAAAGAGGTAGAATTCCTGACTAGCTCAGACACTGACTTTTTGTTAGAAGATTATGAACTTCCTCCTTTCAAATCCAGTGCTCCAAGCCGTCGGAGCTTTAGGGGCTGTGGACAAATCAATTATGCATATTTTGATGCTCCAGCAGGACCAAAACCAGAAGATGCCAACCCTACACAGAGCCTAAATGTGTACATATCCAGTATTTATCCTCCCCCCCAGCAGCTGCATCGACGCCTGCGAAGGTCCCACTCTGGGCCAGCTGGATCTCTCAATAAACCCATAGTAAGACTAACTGGACACTTCAACAGGTCATCTCCAACTTCTGATGAAGATAAACCAGAGATTCCACCAAGGGTTCCCATACCCCCACGGGCTCTCAAGCCAGACTACAGGAGGTGGTCAGCAGAGGTTGCTTCCAGTGCATACAGTGATGAAGACAGGCCCCCCAAAGTGCCCCCTCGAGAGCCTTTGTCACGCAGCAATTCCcgcacccccagccccaaaagCCTCCCATCATACCTCAATGGGGTCATGCCCCCCACCCAGAGCTTTGCACCTGATCCTAAATATGTCAGCAGCAAAGCTCTACAAAGACAAAACAGTGAAGGATCTTCCAACAGGGTCCCTTGCATTCTTCCAATTATTGAAAACGGTAAGAAGGCCAGTTCAACGCACTACTATCTGCTACCAGAGAGACCTCCCTATTTGGACAAGTATGAGAAATTCTTCAGAGAAGCAGAGGAGAGGAGCTCTAACACTGAGGTTCAGTCCTGGTCTGGTAACTGCACAGCCACCTCAGCCCCAATAAAACTGGACTCAAAGCCCAGAATGGACATAGGTGGTCCCCTGAAAAGAAAACACCTGTCCTACGTGGTGTCCCCATAG